From a region of the Nonlabens dokdonensis DSW-6 genome:
- a CDS encoding redoxin domain-containing protein codes for MFDIISLSRKRNHYIFPATLLIGCLLLLIGCEEKTTSKTTSISIAGKIINPITDYVVIRNYIDIQDTLQLNDKGVFDKKYKNIATGFYTFVHGNEYQSIYIGPGDSLRWRLNTKAFDESLAFTGATSKENNYLIKLFLETETNNRKILSEYQREPIDFKKMIDSLTGATIKQLKKIAKENNFTDDFVEGTERIIEFNSWTRLERYAYTHFGKNEILKSDFLPSNFYAHRHKLELNNTELLNKYTYRPYITSLVSNIALYNCALKHGSGKLVDRNGFEYRSEKLNVIDSLFNNETLKSLFAGNETRNFIRSRKNIAEINKLVDQFLELSEDEQLKNEITKMAATYINLDPGNKLPDFELYTYDQNTTQLSDQVKGLSVLFYWSDKNETYALRIHKLVNGLRSKYPEINFIGINLDDPKSKTWREASSKFGFNESSEFQLVDNQSISKQLALRNENRSMLIGPELIILDPNINLFHYKIETTLLGYLSR; via the coding sequence ATGTTTGATATTATATCGCTTTCGCGAAAGCGTAACCATTACATTTTCCCTGCTACATTACTTATAGGTTGTTTGTTACTTTTAATAGGTTGTGAGGAGAAAACGACGAGTAAAACCACGTCGATTTCTATAGCAGGAAAAATAATCAATCCTATTACAGATTATGTGGTGATTAGAAACTACATAGATATTCAAGATACACTGCAACTGAACGATAAGGGTGTTTTTGATAAAAAATATAAAAATATTGCCACCGGATTCTACACTTTTGTTCATGGAAATGAATACCAATCCATTTACATAGGTCCTGGAGATTCTTTGAGATGGAGACTAAATACCAAAGCTTTTGATGAGTCCCTCGCTTTTACAGGAGCCACTTCTAAAGAAAATAATTATTTGATTAAATTATTTCTAGAAACAGAAACAAATAATAGAAAAATATTAAGCGAGTACCAGCGTGAACCTATAGACTTCAAAAAAATGATTGATAGTCTTACTGGTGCTACAATTAAACAATTGAAGAAAATCGCTAAGGAAAATAATTTTACTGATGATTTTGTAGAAGGAACAGAGCGTATTATTGAGTTTAATTCTTGGACCAGACTAGAACGATATGCTTATACGCACTTTGGTAAAAACGAAATTTTAAAAAGTGATTTTTTACCTTCAAATTTCTATGCACACCGCCACAAGCTAGAATTAAATAATACGGAGTTACTTAACAAATACACTTATAGGCCTTACATAACTTCTTTAGTCTCCAATATAGCTTTATACAATTGCGCATTAAAACATGGTAGCGGGAAACTGGTAGATCGCAACGGCTTTGAATACAGAAGTGAAAAATTAAACGTTATCGATAGTCTCTTCAACAATGAAACTTTAAAAAGTCTTTTTGCTGGAAATGAAACTAGAAACTTTATAAGAAGTAGAAAAAACATTGCCGAAATCAACAAACTTGTAGATCAATTTTTAGAACTGTCTGAAGATGAACAATTGAAAAATGAGATTACTAAAATGGCAGCCACTTATATCAATTTAGATCCTGGGAATAAACTTCCTGATTTTGAATTGTATACATACGATCAAAATACCACGCAGCTATCAGATCAAGTTAAAGGTTTGAGTGTGTTATTTTATTGGTCTGATAAAAACGAGACTTATGCGCTGCGTATTCATAAGTTAGTTAACGGATTAAGATCTAAATATCCTGAAATTAACTTTATAGGAATTAACCTCGATGATCCTAAAAGCAAAACATGGAGAGAAGCCAGTTCAAAGTTTGGGTTCAATGAGTCTTCAGAGTTTCAACTAGTAGATAATCAATCTATAAGCAAGCAGCTCGCTTTAAGAAACGAAAACAGAAGTATGTTAATAGGACCTGAGTTAATCATTCTAGATCCTAATATCAATTTATTTCATTATAAAATAGAAACCACCTTGTTGGGATATTTAAGCAGATAA
- a CDS encoding RDD family protein: protein MSNTAINTAQNVNIEYEYSGIGKRLLAFLLDLVVFFIYILILSFTVYQAVGLFDKDNNFGIAELSFIPIFCYSLFMHIIFNGRTVGKFVMGIKVVKEDGSPAQWSDFLVRWIFRLVDIWLFVGTVGVVGILFSERKQRMGDLGAKTVVINTRKSTKISHTILEELDPDYQPQFQNAYILSDADVNEIKDIYRLAGESRDYMTLRALRIKVESLLSTQSDLRDGVYIRTVLKDYTYLTQGQ from the coding sequence ATGTCAAATACTGCAATTAACACGGCACAAAATGTAAACATTGAGTACGAATATTCTGGAATCGGGAAACGTTTACTTGCTTTTCTGCTCGATTTAGTGGTGTTTTTCATTTATATATTAATTTTATCCTTCACCGTTTACCAAGCTGTTGGACTATTTGATAAGGATAATAATTTTGGTATTGCCGAACTTTCATTTATTCCCATATTTTGTTATTCTTTATTCATGCACATTATATTTAATGGTCGCACCGTAGGTAAATTTGTAATGGGAATTAAGGTTGTAAAAGAAGATGGCTCGCCCGCACAGTGGTCAGATTTTTTGGTGCGCTGGATATTTAGACTAGTAGACATATGGTTGTTTGTAGGTACAGTAGGCGTTGTTGGAATATTATTCTCAGAAAGAAAACAACGCATGGGCGATCTAGGTGCAAAAACAGTTGTCATTAATACCAGAAAAAGCACTAAAATTTCACACACTATTCTAGAGGAGCTGGATCCCGACTATCAACCACAATTCCAAAATGCTTATATATTATCTGATGCCGATGTGAATGAAATCAAAGATATTTACCGACTTGCAGGAGAAAGCCGCGATTATATGACACTTCGAGCTTTACGCATTAAAGTAGAATCGCTTCTCAGCACACAATCAGACTTAAGAGACGGCGTTTACATACGCACGGTACTCAAGGATTACACTTACTTAACTCAAGGCCAATGA
- a CDS encoding rhomboid family intramembrane serine protease — translation MNVWDQFKAKYAVFDTSGKLITVIFATTLLGWILSYAYAPAYLQIVLPNGFLPALLQPWSWVSYGFLHDGLFHFIGNAFGIHIAGRYILNIFRGRQFLTLFFLGVLAGAISFVVATGLLPDFFRGNLLLGASAGVFALIFFACTYFPESEFRLIFVNIKLKYFAYFFLASNLVMVALQVNTGGSLAHLAGAAVGYYAATRMRSGIDVLEGFSKTGDYIVNLFKSSPKKPKSQRKAKMKTVYKGKTSQTKASKVAATDQAKIDAILDKISSSGYESLSKAEKDYLFKAGNDK, via the coding sequence ATGAACGTTTGGGATCAATTTAAAGCAAAATACGCCGTTTTTGATACAAGTGGTAAACTCATTACTGTAATATTTGCGACCACACTGCTAGGTTGGATATTGAGTTATGCTTATGCTCCAGCTTATTTACAAATTGTTCTTCCTAATGGTTTTTTACCTGCTTTGTTACAACCATGGAGTTGGGTAAGCTATGGATTTCTTCATGATGGTTTGTTTCATTTTATAGGTAATGCTTTTGGTATCCATATAGCAGGAAGGTATATTCTTAACATTTTTAGAGGAAGGCAGTTCCTAACATTATTCTTTTTAGGAGTTTTAGCAGGTGCTATTTCGTTTGTGGTAGCTACTGGATTACTACCAGATTTTTTCAGAGGTAACTTGCTATTAGGTGCAAGCGCTGGAGTTTTTGCCTTGATCTTTTTTGCGTGTACTTATTTTCCAGAGTCTGAGTTTCGTTTGATTTTTGTAAATATCAAATTAAAATATTTTGCTTACTTCTTTCTTGCTTCTAATCTCGTTATGGTTGCTTTACAGGTGAATACTGGCGGCAGTCTTGCCCACTTAGCTGGTGCTGCTGTAGGCTATTATGCAGCCACTCGTATGAGAAGTGGGATTGATGTTCTTGAAGGTTTTTCAAAAACAGGAGATTATATCGTGAATCTTTTTAAGTCAAGTCCTAAAAAACCTAAATCACAGCGTAAAGCCAAGATGAAAACGGTTTATAAAGGGAAAACTTCTCAAACAAAGGCATCAAAAGTTGCTGCGACAGATCAAGCAAAGATCGATGCGATATTAGACAAGATCTCATCTAGCGGTTATGAATCACTATCTAAAGCTGAAAAGGACTATCTTTTTAAAGCTGGGAACGATAAGTAG
- a CDS encoding ABC-F family ATP-binding cassette domain-containing protein, whose amino-acid sequence MLTVSNLSVQFGKRILFDEVNAKFGGSNCYGIIGANGAGKSTFLKMLTGKMDPTSGHVHLESGKRLSVLEQDHNAHDEDTVLETVLKGNKPLHKLKTEIDALYADYTDENAEKIGELQVKFEEMDGWNADSSAASLLSNLGIGEEYHYTLMGDMDNKLKVRVLLAQALFGTPDVLVMDEPTNDLDYETITWLENFLANYENTVIVVSHDRHFLDAVCTHIADIDFGKINQYSGNYTFWYESSQLAARQRQQANKKAEEKKKELQEFIARFSANVAKSKQATSRKKMIDKLDISEIKPSSRRYPAIIFDRDREAGDQILNVEKLTASIDGEVLFKDIDINLAKGDKVILFSRDSRATSLFYDILNDRATADSGKFNWGVTTTQSYLPVDNAEFFDVDMNLVDWLRQYAQTEEEREEVYLRGFLGKMIFSGEEALKSARVLSGGEKVRCMLSRMMMKRANVLMVDEPTNHLDLESIQAFNNSLKNFKGTVLLTTHDHEFAQSVGNRVIELTPNGAIDRYTTFEEYMDDKTVRELRNKMYTV is encoded by the coding sequence ATGTTAACGGTTTCTAATTTATCGGTACAATTCGGTAAACGTATATTATTTGATGAGGTAAATGCAAAATTTGGCGGGAGCAATTGCTATGGTATCATAGGGGCAAATGGAGCAGGAAAATCTACATTTTTAAAGATGCTTACGGGCAAAATGGATCCTACAAGCGGTCACGTACATCTGGAATCTGGAAAAAGACTGTCTGTTCTAGAGCAGGATCACAATGCGCATGATGAAGATACGGTACTGGAAACCGTGCTTAAGGGTAACAAGCCTTTGCATAAATTAAAAACAGAAATAGATGCGCTTTATGCCGATTATACTGATGAAAATGCAGAGAAAATAGGTGAGCTTCAAGTAAAGTTTGAAGAAATGGACGGCTGGAATGCAGACAGTAGTGCTGCTTCATTACTTTCTAATCTTGGGATAGGAGAGGAGTATCATTACACTCTTATGGGTGATATGGATAACAAACTCAAAGTACGTGTGCTTCTTGCGCAGGCACTTTTTGGTACTCCAGATGTTCTTGTAATGGATGAGCCTACTAACGATCTAGATTATGAAACCATCACGTGGTTAGAGAATTTCCTTGCTAATTATGAAAACACCGTCATTGTGGTTTCTCACGATAGACACTTTCTAGATGCGGTATGTACTCATATCGCCGATATAGATTTCGGTAAGATCAATCAGTATTCTGGAAATTATACCTTCTGGTATGAATCTTCTCAATTGGCTGCAAGACAGCGCCAGCAAGCCAACAAAAAGGCAGAAGAAAAGAAGAAAGAGCTGCAAGAATTTATCGCTAGATTTAGCGCAAACGTTGCCAAATCTAAACAAGCTACATCTCGTAAGAAAATGATTGATAAGCTTGATATTTCTGAGATCAAGCCTTCTTCTAGACGTTATCCAGCCATCATATTTGATCGCGATAGAGAAGCAGGTGACCAGATTTTAAATGTAGAAAAGCTTACTGCTTCTATAGATGGAGAGGTTCTTTTTAAAGACATTGATATCAATCTTGCTAAAGGTGATAAAGTCATTTTATTCTCAAGAGATAGTCGTGCTACCTCTTTGTTTTATGATATATTAAATGATCGCGCTACAGCAGATTCTGGTAAATTTAATTGGGGTGTTACTACCACTCAAAGTTATTTACCAGTGGACAATGCAGAGTTCTTTGACGTAGATATGAATCTAGTAGACTGGTTAAGACAGTATGCACAAACAGAAGAAGAGAGAGAAGAGGTTTACTTAAGAGGTTTTTTAGGTAAAATGATATTCTCTGGAGAAGAGGCGTTGAAGAGCGCAAGAGTTCTTTCTGGAGGAGAAAAAGTACGTTGTATGCTTTCTCGTATGATGATGAAAAGAGCTAATGTACTAATGGTAGATGAACCTACAAACCACTTAGATCTAGAATCTATTCAGGCTTTTAATAACAGTTTAAAAAACTTCAAAGGAACAGTATTGCTCACTACTCATGATCATGAGTTTGCTCAATCGGTAGGTAATAGAGTTATAGAACTTACTCCTAACGGTGCTATAGATCGTTACACCACGTTTGAAGAGTACATGGACGATAAAACTGTAAGAGAGCTTAGGAATAAAATGTATACGGTCTAG
- the mutL gene encoding DNA mismatch repair endonuclease MutL, with protein MSDIIKLLPDHVANQIAAGEVVQRPASVVKELLENAIDAGATQVQLIVKNAGKTLVQVIDNGKGMSMTDARMAFERHATSKISNADDLFNLHTKGFRGEALASVAAVSQISVKSKRQEDDLGTLLEIEGSKVTKQEPVVSSQGTMISVRNLFYNVPARRKFLKSDQVELRNITDEFHRVAMVHPEVAMSFSHNDNSLFNLIKSTHRQRIVSIMGGKTNEKLVPVEEETELMSIKGYIGKPEFARKTRGLQYFFVNGRFIKHNYLNHAVLSAFDGLLKEKSNPAYFLYLTVPRDSVDINIHPTKTEVKFDDEHSLYAILRASVKHALGQFTINSIDFHQEKQYEVPYEVAKNKTSNSPRIEVDPDFNPFQQEKSNVSNTRTQSFQKPAAAPWESLYAGIEESSKLIDESEKEQVTSSMFEKHEVEQRNIFQLQRKFVISTLSSGLLVVNQQRAHERVLYEKLLRQLTVQNGVSQQLLFPIKLNLPAEEVSILLQLQDELEHTGFLFKSLHDNVVEIEGLPLELKEKDVPSVLEAVIAKEQEDVPEYSYSPADGLAQTMAASMSIKTGEALTKEAMENLVDELFACKEPEITASGKKIFINLSGDSLNSKFN; from the coding sequence ATGTCAGATATAATAAAATTATTACCAGATCACGTTGCAAATCAAATTGCAGCTGGAGAGGTTGTTCAACGACCTGCTAGTGTGGTCAAAGAATTATTAGAAAACGCCATTGATGCTGGTGCAACACAAGTACAACTTATAGTTAAAAATGCAGGTAAGACACTTGTTCAAGTAATTGATAATGGTAAAGGAATGAGCATGACAGATGCTCGCATGGCTTTTGAACGACATGCCACTTCAAAAATTTCAAATGCAGATGATCTTTTCAACTTACACACCAAAGGCTTTAGAGGTGAAGCATTAGCATCTGTTGCAGCAGTTTCTCAAATTTCTGTGAAGTCTAAAAGACAAGAAGACGACCTTGGGACACTTTTAGAAATAGAAGGTAGTAAAGTAACAAAGCAAGAACCTGTTGTTTCCTCACAAGGAACCATGATAAGCGTACGTAATTTATTTTACAATGTACCTGCGAGAAGAAAATTTCTAAAATCCGACCAAGTAGAACTGCGCAATATTACCGACGAATTTCATCGAGTAGCGATGGTACATCCAGAAGTTGCGATGAGTTTTTCTCATAATGATAATTCCTTATTCAACCTAATAAAAAGTACTCATAGACAGCGTATTGTGAGTATTATGGGTGGTAAGACTAATGAAAAACTTGTACCTGTAGAAGAAGAAACAGAGCTCATGTCTATCAAAGGGTATATCGGTAAACCTGAATTTGCAAGAAAGACCAGAGGATTGCAGTACTTCTTTGTGAATGGAAGATTTATAAAGCATAACTATTTGAATCATGCAGTGCTAAGTGCATTTGATGGTTTATTAAAAGAAAAGTCAAATCCAGCTTACTTTCTGTATTTGACTGTTCCTCGCGATAGTGTGGATATCAATATTCACCCTACAAAAACGGAAGTAAAATTTGACGATGAGCACAGTTTGTATGCTATTCTAAGGGCAAGTGTTAAACATGCATTAGGTCAATTCACGATTAATTCTATTGACTTTCATCAAGAAAAGCAATACGAGGTACCTTATGAGGTGGCAAAAAATAAAACTTCCAATTCTCCCAGGATAGAAGTTGATCCAGATTTCAATCCGTTCCAGCAGGAGAAAAGTAATGTGAGTAACACAAGAACTCAAAGTTTTCAAAAACCAGCTGCTGCACCATGGGAATCATTGTATGCGGGAATTGAAGAAAGCTCTAAACTCATAGACGAGTCAGAAAAAGAGCAGGTAACTTCTTCTATGTTTGAAAAGCATGAAGTAGAACAGCGCAACATTTTTCAATTGCAACGCAAGTTTGTTATCAGTACTTTGAGTAGTGGTTTATTAGTAGTTAATCAGCAAAGAGCACATGAGCGTGTGTTGTATGAAAAATTATTGCGACAGCTTACAGTTCAAAATGGAGTAAGCCAGCAATTATTATTTCCCATTAAATTAAACCTTCCTGCTGAAGAGGTTTCTATATTACTCCAGCTTCAAGACGAGCTAGAGCATACTGGTTTTTTATTCAAAAGCTTACACGACAATGTAGTTGAGATTGAAGGATTACCTCTGGAGTTGAAAGAAAAAGATGTTCCTTCTGTACTTGAAGCGGTTATAGCAAAGGAGCAAGAAGATGTACCAGAATACAGCTATTCTCCAGCTGATGGACTAGCACAAACCATGGCGGCTTCTATGTCTATTAAAACAGGCGAAGCGCTAACCAAAGAAGCGATGGAAAATCTAGTGGATGAATTGTTTGCTTGCAAAGAGCCTGAAATTACCGCATCAGGCAAAAAAATATTTATAAATCTATCAGGAGATAGTCTTAACTCAAAATTTAATTAG
- a CDS encoding DUF4350 domain-containing protein has product MDKKSKIYLYIFFGLVTLLFIAELVTPPPLSWEESYTSGDKIPFGAHVLYDQLDDIFEDNEVSTVEVDPVSFLKNKEDEVNANYVFINNYLGFDKVEVDYLIKFAERGNKVFVSTRSITGALGDSLKLESNRFYQYYEQDTVRVRLNNPQFENRSYIYQRGSAYRHFVNYDTTRTTVLGEVLPFEPVKGYLKKFLGEKKDSTNSLIESAIEKSKSRQVPQANFVEVKVGDGAIYYHLNPIAFTNYYMLQEGKEQYVAEILSYLNDGPVYFDDYGKSGRRVVVSPLRFILTNTALKWAWYVTLFTVFIYFLFKSKREQRAVPVEKPLENSTVEFTKTIGNLYFQSGDVTGIINKKINFFLEKLRSKYFVNTEKMDEVFIKRLSVKTNMPEKQTKDIIEYINHLRSKPVHSDYELKQLNKKIQDFFKE; this is encoded by the coding sequence ATGGATAAGAAATCTAAAATATACTTATATATCTTCTTCGGATTAGTCACGCTACTTTTTATTGCTGAACTTGTAACGCCGCCACCATTGAGCTGGGAAGAAAGTTATACCAGTGGTGATAAGATTCCTTTTGGCGCACATGTGTTGTACGATCAGCTGGATGACATTTTTGAGGATAATGAAGTGAGCACTGTAGAAGTAGATCCGGTGAGTTTTCTTAAGAATAAAGAAGATGAGGTAAATGCTAACTATGTTTTCATAAATAACTACCTAGGTTTTGATAAAGTTGAGGTAGATTATTTGATCAAGTTTGCAGAGCGAGGCAATAAAGTATTTGTTTCTACCAGAAGCATTACTGGTGCTCTCGGAGATTCTTTAAAACTAGAATCTAATAGATTTTACCAGTATTATGAGCAGGATACGGTACGAGTGCGTTTGAATAATCCGCAGTTTGAGAATCGCAGTTATATTTATCAAAGAGGTAGCGCTTACCGTCATTTTGTTAATTATGATACTACTAGAACCACAGTTTTAGGTGAAGTCTTACCATTTGAGCCGGTAAAAGGTTATTTAAAAAAGTTCCTTGGTGAAAAGAAAGATTCTACTAATTCTTTGATTGAAAGTGCCATCGAGAAATCAAAGTCCAGACAAGTACCTCAGGCTAATTTTGTTGAGGTAAAAGTAGGCGATGGAGCTATTTACTACCATTTAAACCCTATCGCTTTTACAAATTATTATATGCTCCAAGAAGGAAAAGAACAGTACGTTGCAGAAATTCTTTCTTACCTAAATGATGGACCAGTATATTTTGATGATTATGGTAAATCAGGTAGACGAGTAGTGGTATCACCATTACGTTTTATACTGACTAATACTGCTTTAAAATGGGCATGGTACGTGACTTTATTTACGGTGTTCATTTATTTTTTATTTAAAAGTAAGCGAGAACAAAGAGCTGTTCCAGTAGAAAAACCACTTGAAAATAGTACGGTGGAGTTTACCAAAACTATAGGGAATTTATATTTTCAGAGTGGTGATGTAACAGGCATCATCAATAAAAAAATCAATTTTTTCCTAGAAAAATTGAGATCTAAATACTTTGTGAATACAGAAAAAATGGACGAGGTATTCATTAAACGGCTTTCTGTTAAAACAAATATGCCAGAAAAGCAGACTAAAGACATCATAGAATATATTAATCACTTGAGATCTAAACCAGTACACAGTGATTACGAATTAAAACAACTCAATAAAAAGATACAAGACTTTTTTAAAGAATAG
- a CDS encoding trimeric intracellular cation channel family protein, with protein sequence MNFIEVIDLLGTIAFAISGALAAFSKKLDPFGIVIIAFVTAAGGGTLRDILIGVEPVSWMRNMNLVYTILLCVVITFFFRKRLLKLRKTLFLFDAIGIGLYTVVGLEMGLTAGLHPLICITLGCITACFGGVLRDILINEIPVIFRKNIYATACILGGGVYFILVELKVPNEIVFPVSAITVIATRILAVVFKLKLPTPYTQQELKKIKVKNKK encoded by the coding sequence ATGAATTTTATCGAAGTAATCGATTTATTAGGTACAATAGCATTTGCAATATCTGGAGCGCTCGCAGCCTTTTCAAAGAAATTAGATCCGTTTGGTATTGTAATTATAGCTTTTGTTACAGCAGCTGGTGGAGGAACCTTACGTGATATTCTTATAGGCGTAGAGCCAGTCTCCTGGATGCGTAATATGAATTTAGTTTACACCATTCTTTTATGTGTTGTCATCACATTTTTCTTTAGAAAACGACTCCTTAAACTACGTAAAACACTCTTCTTGTTTGACGCCATAGGTATAGGCCTTTACACCGTCGTAGGTCTAGAAATGGGATTAACAGCAGGTTTGCATCCTTTGATTTGCATCACATTGGGTTGTATCACAGCTTGTTTTGGTGGTGTATTAAGAGATATATTAATTAATGAGATTCCGGTAATCTTCAGGAAAAACATTTATGCAACAGCTTGTATATTAGGTGGTGGCGTTTATTTTATTCTGGTAGAATTGAAAGTTCCTAACGAGATCGTTTTTCCAGTATCTGCTATAACGGTGATTGCTACACGTATTCTAGCTGTGGTTTTTAAACTGAAGTTGCCTACGCCATATACACAACAAGAACTTAAGAAAATTAAAGTTAAGAATAAGAAGTAG
- a CDS encoding stage II sporulation protein M has product MREAAFVKQNKEKWIAFERALDANVKINPDHLSDLYIHLTNDLAYAQTYYKNSNTLKYLNSLASQAHQKIYINKKESKNTIVDFFKTDFPLFFSSYQKEFLYAIIAFFVAIFIGTISTIYDDSFVRLILGDGYVNMTLENIAKGNPTAVYQDAGQGGMFLGITINNIRVGMLCFAFGLLTSLGAIYIILSNGIMVGAFFTMFYKEGVTFDAWRVIMLHGTIELSIIVVCGAAGIILGNGILFPGTYERKYSFVKSAKAGLKVMVSTIPLFIIAGFIEGFITRYAFMPAIVNWLIVIASAALIVWYYGIYPRIVKNKYEQIYRAEAA; this is encoded by the coding sequence ATGCGTGAAGCCGCTTTTGTGAAGCAAAATAAAGAAAAATGGATCGCCTTTGAAAGAGCATTAGATGCTAATGTGAAAATTAATCCTGATCATTTATCAGACTTGTACATTCATCTTACTAATGACCTTGCTTATGCGCAAACCTACTATAAGAATTCAAATACTTTAAAATATCTGAATTCGTTAGCGAGTCAAGCGCATCAAAAAATCTATATCAATAAGAAAGAAAGCAAAAATACTATTGTAGATTTCTTTAAAACTGATTTTCCATTATTTTTTTCGTCCTACCAAAAAGAATTTTTATACGCTATTATCGCCTTCTTTGTTGCCATTTTTATAGGAACCATAAGTACCATCTATGATGATAGCTTTGTGCGTCTTATTCTAGGAGACGGATATGTAAATATGACACTTGAGAATATTGCCAAAGGAAATCCCACAGCTGTTTATCAAGATGCAGGTCAAGGTGGAATGTTTTTAGGAATTACCATCAATAACATTAGAGTTGGGATGTTGTGCTTTGCTTTTGGACTGCTTACCTCACTAGGTGCCATTTATATTATTTTGAGCAATGGTATTATGGTAGGTGCATTTTTTACTATGTTTTATAAAGAAGGAGTCACATTTGATGCCTGGCGTGTTATAATGTTGCATGGTACGATAGAACTTTCTATTATCGTAGTATGTGGAGCAGCAGGTATCATTTTAGGAAATGGAATTTTATTTCCAGGAACTTATGAGCGCAAATACTCTTTTGTAAAAAGTGCTAAAGCTGGTTTAAAAGTCATGGTGAGTACCATACCTTTATTTATTATTGCAGGTTTTATAGAAGGTTTTATTACTAGATATGCGTTTATGCCTGCTATAGTCAACTGGTTGATAGTCATCGCGAGTGCCGCATTAATAGTATGGTATTACGGAATTTATCCTAGAATAGTTAAAAATAAATATGAGCAAATATATAGAGCCGAGGCTGCGTAG
- a CDS encoding rhomboid family intramembrane serine protease: MFNIRLSPMVKNLLILNVVIFVGMAFLARDLTPFFFETFALWFIDNPNFQVWQPLTHMFMHSLSDYTHILYNMLFLVFLAPAIEQWMGSQRFLFFYLMCGIGAFLTVTAVDYYSFLFDTAEFMNDGYYRPSVGASGAIYGVMAAFMYLFPNRTLVLFPIPIPIKVKYLIGFYMIKELLATLGYIDSAKNVGHLAHLGGALFGFIMIWYWKRNDMDEYRIN; the protein is encoded by the coding sequence ATGTTCAATATCAGATTATCACCTATGGTTAAGAATTTATTGATTCTTAATGTTGTAATTTTTGTTGGAATGGCCTTTCTAGCGCGTGATCTAACGCCTTTCTTTTTTGAAACATTTGCTTTGTGGTTCATTGACAATCCTAATTTTCAGGTTTGGCAGCCGCTCACTCACATGTTTATGCACAGTTTGTCAGACTACACACATATTCTCTATAATATGTTGTTTTTAGTTTTTCTAGCTCCAGCAATTGAACAATGGATGGGTTCTCAGCGTTTTCTTTTTTTCTATTTAATGTGTGGTATTGGAGCGTTTTTAACTGTTACCGCAGTAGATTATTATAGTTTCTTATTTGACACTGCAGAGTTTATGAATGATGGATATTATAGACCTTCCGTAGGAGCAAGTGGAGCAATTTACGGAGTCATGGCTGCATTTATGTATTTATTTCCTAATCGTACGCTGGTTTTGTTTCCTATCCCAATTCCTATAAAAGTTAAATATTTGATAGGGTTTTATATGATCAAAGAATTACTTGCTACCTTGGGCTATATTGATAGTGCCAAAAATGTTGGTCACCTTGCTCACTTAGGTGGAGCATTGTTTGGTTTTATAATGATCTGGTACTGGAAGAGAAATGATATGGACGAATACAGAATAAATTAA